In the genome of Cercospora beticola chromosome 2, complete sequence, one region contains:
- a CDS encoding uncharacterized protein (antiSMASH:Cluster_14~MEROPS:MER0034959~SMCOG1066:alpha/beta hydrolase domain-containing protein): MDSPMAVVKFLAPQIPGLSYAAAQHTFGLSPTSKYWDLRTEMTVKVLKDMMSGGSNGSTKKKIPAISKVQAQTIKEPGKKGKTWIADATIPRPPASDEEGSEAPGLRNAVFKAVDDMAPNKEELSYTKPELVDIEVEWTGYRPDAGKDETLPDISEEEKYKRLMAEPTRTSDVTFLYLHGGAYYLCDPRTHRALTSRLAKESKGRVCSVRYRLAPQTAFPGQLLDAFQVYLSLLYPPSGSFHEAVPADKIVLAGDSAGGNLSFALLQLLLQLHRSSTGVPLVRFHDKDVHLPLPAGASANSGWFDIARSMPSITANGKTDYLPPADHDDAVSRFPRDPAGIWPADPPRGDLFCDLSLLDHPLTSPLLASDWVNSPPLWMCLGDELLTDESLVVAKRAAEQGVKVHLEWYEAMPHCFAMLLPHLATGKKCVQSWGNWARKCADEKEREGLVTRGSRIAAKTGKEEEVDVKQLKAVEFEEAGRLVREAKARRIKGWEKEAKTMPKPAL, translated from the coding sequence ATGGACTCCCCAATGGCCGTGGTCAAGTTCCTGGCGCCACAGATCCCAGGACTCTCGTATGCGGCTGCGCAACATACTTTCGGGCTCAGTCCCACGTCGAAGTACTGGGATCTACGAACAGAAATGACAGTCAAAGTGCTGAAGGACATGATGAGTGGTGGATCAAATGGTAGCACCAAGAAAAAAATCCCAGCGATATCGAAAGTGCAGGCGCAGACGATTAAAGAGCCGgggaagaagggcaagactTGGATCGCGGATGCTACCATACCCAGGCCGCCTGCGAGTGACGAGGAGGGAAGTGAGGCGCCTGGATTGAGGAATGCTGTGTTCAAGGCTGTGGATGATATGGCGCCGAATAAAGAGGAGTTGAGCTATACGAAACCTGAGCTGGTGGATATTGAGGTGGAATGGACTGGGTATAGGCCTGATGCTGGAAAGGATGAAACTCTGCCTGATAtcagcgaagaggagaagtatAAACGTCTGATGGCTGAGCCTACGCGGACAAGCGATGTTACGTTCCTATATCTGCATGGCGGGGCATATTATCTTTGCGATCCACGAACGCATCGAGCTCTTACAAGTCGTCTGGCGAAGGAGTCGAAGGGGAGAGTGTGCTCTGTCCGGTATCGTCTTGCTCCGCAGACAGCTTTCCCTGGCCAACTCTTGGACGCATTCCAGGTTTATTTGTCTCTGCTGTATCCACCCTCAGGATCCTTCCACGAAGCCGTTCCAGCAGACAAGATCGTTCTTGCAGGCGATTCGGCAGGAGGGAATCTCAGCTTCGCTCTCCTCCAACTCCTGCTACAACTCCACCGCTCATCTACAGGCGTGCCTCTCGTGCGATTTCACGATAAAGACGTTCACTTACCCCTCCCAGCCGGTGCTTCAGCAAATTCAGGCTGGTTTGACATCGCTCGTTCTATGCCTAGCATCACGGCCAATGGCAAAACCGATTATCTTCCGCCTGCAGACCACGATGATGCCGTTTCCCGCTTTCCTCGCGATCCAGCTGGAATTTGGCCTGCCGACCCTCCACGAGGCGATCTCTTCTGCGATCTCAGCCTTCTCGATCACCCACTAACCTCCCCTCTCCTCGCAAGCGACTGGGTAAATTCTCCACCATTATGGATGTGCCTAGGCGACGAACTTCTCACAGACGAAAGTTTGGTCGTTGCAAAACGTGCTGCAGAACAAGGCGTGAAGGTCCACCTCGAATGGTATGAAGCTATGCCGCATTGTTTTGCAATGTTGTTGCCTCACCTCGCGACTGGGAAGAAGTGTGTGCAGAGTTGGGGGAATTGGGCGAGGAAATGTGCggatgagaaggagagggaggGGCTGGTAACGAGGGGGAGCAGAATTGCGGCGAAGACTggcaaggaggaagaggtggaTGTTAAGCAGTTGAAGGCTGTGGAGTTTGAGGAGGCGGGGAGATTGGTCAGGGaggcgaaggcgaggaggataAAGGGGTGGGAGAAGgaggcgaagacgatgccTAAGCCGGCGTTGTGA
- a CDS encoding uncharacterized protein (antiSMASH:Cluster_14), with protein sequence MQAIRVSRNALARAATKQNAVSFRRTFIATPVRSADLVQDMYLKELKAYKPAPLKANDAEGQVQKFAVPKPPQSPEEADLQSGLQEYEQSTPEVQGASSDASAAPVEQDWFVEEEEEAEAHH encoded by the exons ATGCAGGCAATCAGAGTCTCG CGCAACGCGCTCGCCCGAGCTGCGACCAAGCAGAATGCCGTCTCCTTCCGCCGCACCTTCATCGCGACTCCAGTCCGCTCGG CCGATCTCGTCCAGGACATGTACTTGAAGGAGCTGAAGGCATACAAGCCAGCTCCATTGAAGGCCAATGACGCCGAAGGCCAAGTGCAAAAGTTCGCCGTCCCAAAGCCACCACAATCCCCAGAAGAGGCAGATCTCCAGAGTGGCCTCCAAGAATACGAGCAGTCGACCCCAGAAGTTCAAGGCGCGTCGAGCGATGCCAGCGCAGCACCCGTTGAGCAGGATTGGTttgtcgaggaggaggaagaggccgAGGCGCATCACTAG
- a CDS encoding uncharacterized protein (antiSMASH:Cluster_14) → MKTATIFAAIGSIMSLGGVSGTCYGSGDDWPDKEQARSFVENACKNTNGMFTGYFQPRQTKSMCPRSGSRNLGLLFEVQNLNANAGFDLGDNDCYERLTNEIFGCGKGGESTVAGWRFKADPGAC, encoded by the exons ATGAAGACCGCAACCATCTTCGCCGCCATCGGCAGCATCATGTCCCTTGGAGGCGTCAGTGGCACCTGCTACGGTTCCGGCGACGACTGGCCAGACAAGGAGCAAGCCCGCAGCTTCGTCGAGAACGCCTGCAAGAACACCAACGGCATGTTCACTGGATACTTTCAGCCTCGCCAAACCAAGTCTATGTGCCCACGAAGCGGCAGCAGAAACCTCGGGCTTCTCTTCGAGGTGCAAAACCTCAACGCCAACGCAGGCTTTGACTTGGGCGACAACGATTGCTACGAGCGTCTCACCAACGAGATTTTCGGATGTGGCAAGGGTGGCGAGTCGACTGTTGCTGGATGGAGATTCAA GGCCGACCCAGGTGCTTGCTAG
- a CDS encoding uncharacterized protein (BUSCO:EOG09262PAY~antiSMASH:Cluster_14) has product MTQVLSPGAVPDPVMAPPQDDEWRENLNVRLICKDCREDPPDLREDHASGDLICGSCGLVLQERVIDTSSEWRTFSNDDQGNDDPSRVGDGPNALLNGAQLNTNIAFGDGGMRAKDLHRAQNKANLDKGNKSLLQAYKQIGALCDGWQLPSTVSDSAKHIYKDAEESRLFKGKSQDSLIAGCIFFACRRNGLSRSFREMMELTGVSKKEIGRIYKLLNEFLRNKAKADAAKPNAAPDVYGQGVTTTTADPADLCQRYCSQLDMDQRSTNVATALATVMTKTGALAGRSPLSSAAACIFMASMLMGNPKSPKDIMNVAKVSDSTIRHAYKLLYQEKEKLLTEEILNRGADPSKLMKPS; this is encoded by the exons ATGACACAGGTTCTTTCTCCGGGCGCGGTACCCGACCCCGTCATGGCTCCGCCGCAAGACGACGAGTGGCGCGAGAACTTGAACGTGCGCCTTATCTGCAAGGACTGCCGCGAGGATCCACCCGATCTCCGTGAGGACCATGCCAGCGGCGACCTCATCTGCGGGAGCTGTGGCCTCGTACTGCAGGAGCGCGTGATCGACACAAGCAGCGAATGGCGTACCTTCTCGAACGACGACCAGGGCAATGATGATCCCAGTCGTGTCGGAGATGGCCCGAACGCTCTGCTCAACGGCGCACAGCTGAACACCAACATCGCATTCGGAGACGGTGGCATGCGCGCGAAGGATCTTCATCGTGCTCAGAACAAGGCAAATCTGGACAAGGGAAACAAGAGTCTGTTGCAGGCTTACAAGCAGATTGGTGCATTGTGCGATGGCTGGCAGCTTCCAAGTACTGTGTCTGATAGTGCCAAGCACATCTACAAGGATGCCGAGGAGAGTCGTCTTTTCAAAGGCAAGAGTCAGGACTCTCTGATCGCTGGATGCATATTCTTTGCCTGTCGCCGCAACGGCCTTAGCCGGTCATTCAgggagatgatggagctcACCGGTGTTTCCAAGAAGGAGATCGGACGCATCTACAAGCTCCTGAATGAGTTCCTGCGCAACAAGGCCAAGGCTGATGCTGCTAAGCCCAATGCTGCTCCTGACG TCTATGGCCAGGGTgtcaccaccacgaccgccGATCCCGCCGACCTGTGCCAGCGTTACTGCAGCCAGCTCGATATGGATCAGCGAAGCACGAATGTGGCTACCGCTCTGGCTACTGTCATGACCAAGACGGGCGCACTCGCAGGTCGTTCACCACTGTCCTCGGCAGCTGCTTGTATCTTCATGGCAAGCATGCTCATGGGTAACCCCAAGTCTCCGAAGGACATCATGAATGTTGCGAAAGTCAGCGACAGCACCATTCGTCATGCCTACAAGCTGCTGTACcaggagaaagagaagctgcTCACCGAGGAGATTCTCAACCGTGGAGCTGACCCTTCCAAGCTGATGAAGCCCTCCTAG